Genomic window (Candidatus Cloacimonadota bacterium):
TATCTACGCTGGCTTCATCTTAATTTTGAGCTTGGCTTTTATCAAAAAAGTAAGAACTCCCGCACTTTTTGTTCTTATCTTATTAACAGGAATATCCAGGATCGATTTCCAGAAACGTTTGCTTCAAAATCCATTTTCAGAAATCATGCAGAAACATTCCAGAATTCAACAGAAAATTACTGGGAGAATAATATCAGAAGTTTCAGAAAAAGATCAACGCTTCAAATTTCTGATGGAACTGGAATCCATAAATAATAAACAAATATCGGGAAGAATCAGGCTTTCCACTTCCAAACAAGATCTTCAATATGGCGATATTATAGAAACTATCGCTGTCCTGCACAAAATACAAAAAGGCAGCAATCCATCTGTTTTTGATGCCGAGAAATATTTCTATCGGCAAAACATCCAGGCTGTCGGTTTTACCAAAGATAATCCCAAGATCATTTCAAATGACGCTTCCATATTCCAGAAAACAATCATTAATATCAGAAAATTCATTGTTCACAGGATCGAGAAACGCTTTCCTGCAAATTCCGGTTTCATAAAGGCAATTACAATTGGCGATAAATCGGAGCTGGATGATATGAGAAAATTACTGGGCAGAGCCGGATTAAGCCATCTGCTGGCAGTTAGCGGGCTTCATGTAGGTTTAATTGCTCTAATTCTTTTCAGCTTCTTAAAATTGATTTTCAAGCGCAACTTTGCCAGATTTCTTCTTATCATCACGCTTATTGTTTACGGCTTCATCTGCTATTGGCCGGCATCTGTTTTCCGGGCAGTTATTATGATCTCTCTGTTTTTATTATCAAAGATCATACAGCGAAAAGCCGATACAAATAATATTCTTTTCTGCAGCCTTATCGTGATAACTGCGGTTCATCCTTATCAACTTTTCTCGGCTGGACTGCAGATGTCTTTCATGGCTGTTTTCGTACTGTTAAATCTTCTTCCTCATATCAAGCTTCTCAAGCTGGAAAAACAGGACATCTTTCTTTTAAGTAAAACTAAAAAACTGATAAATTATGTTTTGATAATGTGTTTCAGTTCATTTTTTCTAAATCTTTTTTTAGCACCCATCACGATCTATCATTTTCAGCAATTTGGCTTTAACGGAATTTTGGGAAATCTGCTGGGAATTCCAATAATGGGAATAATCCTGCCAATCTCCTTGCTGATAATTTTTCTACCACCTATTTCCTGGCTTATTTCTGTCTATCACTCTGCCTTCTCATTTATCATGTTTTTGTTTAATTTCTGGTCGCATTTTGCTGCTCAACCTCCCTTGCATTTCGATTTTATTTCAGTTGATTTAGAACAGGCAGCTTTTTTGTATTTGTTATTATTTTCGGGATTCCTGTTTTTCAGCATAAAGAAAATCAAACGTAAACTTATCTTTTTGTTTAGTTTTGTTTCTGTTTTGATCGTATTCATTTTAACCTTTCCGTCATCAAGTAATTATAACAAAATTACCTTTTTCGATTGCGGTTTGGGTGATCTGGCTCTTATTCAAACTTCGGAAGGCAAAAATATCATGATCGATACTGGACCGACAGAAAGAACTTCTCTGAGTTTCGGGCGTTCAGCTCTTCCCTACTGTCAGAATAATGGGATCAAAACTATCGATAAGCTTTTTGTTACTCATGCTCATAACGATCATTATGGCGGATTGGAAAGTGTATTGGAAAATCTGGAAGTAAAAAGTTTAGTCATTACAGATGAATTTACTGGCAGAAAAGTCTGGCAGAGATATCAGGATGAAATTGATCAGGAAAAGTGCGAAATAATTCTAATTACAGATACTATTTCATTTTTTTATGATGATTTAACTCTTGAAATTCTGCATCCCGATAAAGACTTTCACCATGAAAATATCAATAATAATTCTATTGTAATTTTAGCTGATTTTGGAGAATTTGAAGTAATGTTTACCGGTGATCTGGAGCTGGAAGGAGAGGAATATATTCTGCAAAGATATGCGGATTTCCTGCCAGCAGAAATTCTGAAAGTTGGTCATCATGGCAGCAAAACAGCCAGCAGTTTAGAATTTGTAGATCATGTGCATCCGCAATTTGCTTTTATTTCTACTTCTATTCAAAATAGATTCGATTTTCCTCATTCCCAAACACTCTCTACTTTTTCTTATCTGGAAGATAAATTATTTATCTCTGGAAAGGATGGAGCGGTTCAATTGCTGATTGACGAAGATATGGTTTTTATAAAATCATTTCTTTCTGAGAAAAAGTACTCAATCAAGATAGAATAAATTCTGAAATTCAGCTGCGATTGTTAAAATTTATCATGTACCTCGTTTACTCCTGAACGAGTTGTTTTTTTACTCACGATCAAGAGTGATCGTGATACATTTTTTGTATCTCGTTCACTCCTGAACGAGAAAATTTATTCGACATCCTGACGACTCTAATCGAATTTTTTTTTGCAGGATCTCGTGAATTTTCTTTCAGCTTTGCTTCTCTTATTTGTTTTAAATTCTGAATCAATGATTTATTGAATTTGAAATACTCAAAATTAACATTCGGAAGAATCCCGAAAATTTCGGGATACATTCCGAAGATAAAAAAAAGCCCCGATCGAAATCGGGGCTTAATAGTTATCCAAGTAGGATTACTTCATTAAGTAATGAAAAGTTGTCCCGACTGCAAGCAGCCGGGACGAAATTCTCTTACTTCATAAGTATCATTTTCTTAGTAGACTGGTAATAAGAAAATAGTTGAACCGAATATCGGTTCGAAGCTGCTACAAAAAAGCCCCGATCGAAATCGGGGCTTAATACTGCTATTTGTAGTTTACTTCATAAGTAAAGAAAAGTTGTCCCGACTGCAAGCAGCCGGGACGAAATTTTCTTACTTCATAAGTATCATTTTCTTAGTAGACTGGTATGTACCAGCTTTCATTTTGTAGAAGTAAACACCACTTGAAGTTTGTTTGCCACTATCATCTTTACCATTCCAAAGTATGTTGTGGTAGCCGGCTTCAAGTTCACCGCTTACCAGTGTACGTACTTTTTCACCTTTGATGTTGTAGATTACAAGATCTACAGTTTCATCCTGGTTCAATCCAAAGGCAATAGTTGTAGTTGGATTGAATGGGTTTGGATAGTTACCTTCCAGTGAAGTTACCAGAGGAATCAGGTTAGGATCATTTCCACCCGGTTCAGTATGAATAACTTCAACATCAGCACTCCAATCACCTTCATAACCACCTGTGAATACAGCAGCTACATTGTAGATGTAAGTTCCTTCAGGAACGTTTGCATGCAGATGGAATGTAGATGTTGTATTGGTTACAAGCACGTCATCCTGATATACGTTGTAAGATTCTAATGCACGTGTATCAGTTGGTGCACTCCACTGAACAAGAATATTTGGCCAGTTAGAGTTAGCTGTAACACCAGTAGGTGCTGGAAGTGTAATTGTGATTGCAACTGGTCCAGCTGGATCAGAATCACCATCGTCATAATTAGCTACGATAGTATAATCGTAATCACCTGCATCTAAGCCTTCATCTAAGAATTCATAAGTTGCAGCGCCCACACTACCGATTTCTGCGCCATCACGATACAGAGTGAAGCCAAGCAGATCACGAGATGTTTCGTTATTTACCACAGCGTGAGTACTTCTGGTTCTGAAGCTTCTGTTATAAGCAGCTTCCAGAGGTGCGCCACTGTAATTAACTCTTCTAACATTCTGTACTCTTTCATTTCTGGTAGCACCGATCAGTTCGGTTTTACCCATGCCAGCTACTGCATCACTTTGAGATACAACACCAGTAATTACCCAGTTGAAATCTAATCCTGCTCCAAGATTCGGAAGCAGATCCCAGGCTCCACTAAAGTACATCCAGGCACCTTTGTCTGGAACCATCGGTCCCATATCAACAGCAGCAGGATGATCTCCGGTTGCACTGAGGTCGTAAGCAATCCAATACTCGTTTCCAGCTACCAGAGGTACTGGAGTTGTGAGTATATGATTTGTGAATACACCTGCGCTTACTGAAGATGTAATATCTTCTTCGTAAACAAGTGTGCCAGGATCGCCAAAGCTGCCGCCTTCATATACCTGTACTCCAATATAACTGAAGTCCATTGAGTGTAAGAAGACATTCACACCGGAAATTTCCCAACCACCATAATAGGAACTAAGTTCCACATCATCGAAGCGGGCTGCGCAGATAAAGTCTGCGGCTGCGCCGGTTCCGATGCCGTTATTATCATAACCACTATGATGCTGGATTTCTTCGGTTGCTCCACCTGGAGCTTCCCAGGTAAGAAGTACATCGTTGAAGTTTTGCACTTCTCCTGCGAAGTTGTTGGGAGGATCCAGAGGATCTGGTCCACCAGGATTTACGATCATTGTTACAGGAACTGTTACATCTGGTCCTGCATTGTTGGCAATTACCAGGACTGCCGTTTTGGTAATGTCTTCCAAATCTGTAGCATTTAAGGTAACTGTAACTGTTTCAGAACCGCCTTCAGGAACAACACCGTTCATTGGATCTGCAGAGATCCAGGGATCGTCGCCAGCACCCAGTTCCAGAACTGCGATATAATCGGGAGAACCTTGCAGCAGAACGGCAATAGTTCTCATTCCTGTCGGATCCCAATCGTTCATAGCTGCAGCTCCACCAGCGATTGCGCCGGCAGCACCCAGTGATGTTGCATCGAACATGGCCAATTGGTTCAGGTTATTAGCTGCATCAAGACGATATACATTACAGCCAGGATCTTGACTATGAGCATAGAGGAAAGAACCTTCCGAACAGTTTTCGAAAGCCATTCCATACATTGATCCTGCCCAGGCATAAGAATTCAGAATTGTTCCGGTTCTATCCCAGTTTACGATGTTATCACCCCAGTTACCACTCCAGAAGGTGTTGGTTACTTCATCATAAGCAATAGCTCGCACTGATTGACCTGCTACGTTGATGTTGTTGGCAGGAACTGCTGTACCGGTTGCCGGTTCCCAGCAGGTAACGCTGCTGTTGGCAGGTGAGCCATACAGATAGTCGCCGTCGAAAGCACTGTCACGGCAGCCTGTGAGAGGCAGTGTGATCGCACCGATGTAGTTTCCAGCTGCATCAAACTGGAAGGATTGATTACTTCCGCTCCACTTGTGAGCATAGAAATAAGTTCCATCCCAGCCCATACCGGCAAGGCCTACTTGACCGGTCGGAGTATCGACGTCGAAGATCAGCAGATCATCCCAGAGGTCATCTACTGCACCTGTAGCGTATGTTACGCGAGGAGCTTCTTCAGAATTGCGGGAAATACCAGATCTATGAACCTTGAAGCTGTTATCAACTGGACCATCAGATGTGTCAATGATCGAGATATCAAATGTTAAATCACCTGTTCCTGTATTGGATATTGTAAGATCGACATCCATAATTTGATCAGGATCAAGTGTTTCGTTAATTTCTGTTGGTGCAACCACGATTTGCGGGTTACTTACTGCGTATGTGAAGGTTTCTTCAATAACTGCTGATTCACCTTCATCATACAGAGCAGAAACACCAACTGTATAAGTTTGTCCTACAACCAGTGTACCATCATCAAGATCATATTCTGTATCACTGATAGCACCAGCTACGAGTGTACCATCAAGATAAACATTGTATTGATCTAAGAAAGCACGTGTATTTTCGGTGTTAGGTCTGATCAATCTGGCTGTGTGAGTAGCAACTTTGCCATCAGTTCCTTCATAAGTTACATTCAGGAATGGTGGATTTGCTTCATTCCAGCCATCGAATACCAGATAATAAGAAGCACTGTTATCTGTAGAATTGATTCCAAGACAGAACCAGTCGTTAGCAAGAGCAGCTGCCAGATCGGCATTTGCTGTTCCGCCAACAATATCTACTTTCCAACCAGGTGCAAATGCAGATGTTTCCAAGAAGGAATTATAAATATTTGTCTGGATTTCAGCCATCAGGTCTGCTGGAGCAGCTGTAAGTGGATCGATAGCTACGCCTGTAAGATCCCAATATGGCCATGATGTATCATTCACATAACCGTTAAATTCGATTTCTGTGATTGTAGATCCATCTGGAATACCGGAAACGTCGAAGTTCATCCAACCGTCTTCTGTATCCCAACCAGCAACCATACTATCATCTGTTAATGTAGCACCATCGGTTGTACCTGTCCAGTAAGGAACAGCCTGCGGATCGACTTGCACAGTAGCGCCACCGCCGCCACCGCCGTCGCCGGTGATCAGTACATCATCGATATACATACCGGCACGATTAACGACTGTAGTAGCATAGAAGGCAAATTCGATATTCACTGAGGACAATCCGTTATAAGCTGACAGATCGACTTCTTGATACTGCCAGAGCGGATTTTCATCATCTACGGAGAAGACAACATCTCCATTGACCCAAAGTTCACAGTAATCCCATGAACCCCACATTTCTCCCCAGTACCAGAAGCTCATTGTAGCATCTGTAACCGATGAGAAATCGAAGGTCTGGCTCAGGAAGCTGTAACCGCCGGCATTGGTGTAATCGCCATTGATAATAGTTCCCCACATACCAGTGCCGGAATAGGCTGCATCTGGAGGATTGAAAGCGCCTGTATAATTGGCGATGTTGTAGGAATCAGTCCATTCCCAGTCACCAACAGGATCCCAGTCTGCGGATGGAATCCAACCACCATCATCACTTTCGAAATCACTCCAGTAAACTTCTCCGCCAGGTCCGCCGCCACCGGGAGCATCCCAGTCTGCGAAACCACCGTCTGTAACGGTTAAGTTCTGTGGTGGATCGAGCGTAACACCACCACCATCATAAACAAATGTATAATCTACAGGATCAGATTCACCTTCATCATACAATGCTGTTACTTCTGCCAGATATGATTGACCGTCAACAAGTGTGCCATCATCATAATCAAAGAACAGATCAGTTACAGCAGCACCGACTAAAGTACCATCAAGATATACATTGTATTGGTCTAAGAAGGCACGTGTATTTTCGGCAGGTCTTCTCATCACGCTGGTATATTCAGCTTCCAATTGACCGCTGCTTTGCAGTTTCGGCATTGTTGAACTGATTTCCACTTTTTGACGATTAACTGCATTATGGAAAGCAAGCTCATCAACTCCAAGAGATACAAATCCAGAAATTACCCAGTTGAAATCCAGAGTTGCGCCAAGTTCTGTAAGCTGATACCAGGCTCCACTAAAGAACATCCAGGCACCGTAATCTGCAACCATTGGTCCAGCATCAACTGCTGCCGGATGGTCGCCTGTAGCATGGATTTCATAGCCAATGTAGTAGTCATTTCCAGATACCAGTGGTACTGGAGTTGTGAATACATGGTTATAAGCTACACCAGCTGTTACTGGTTCAGCAGTAATATCTGCACTGTAAACAATTGGTCCTGGTGCATACATGCTGCCACCTTCATAAACCTGAATTTCAAGGAAATTATAGTCTAATGAATGAACTACAATACTTGCTTCAGTTAAGGAATGAGTATCGTAGTAGGAAGCCAATTGAGCACCGTCGAAGCGAGCAAGGCAGACAAAGTCTGCTGCTGCTGCGGTTCCAATACCATTATTATCATAACCAGTGTTATGCAATATTTCTACTGCTGGTCCGCCGCCGCCTGGAGCATCCCAGTCAGCAAAACCATCGTCTGTAACGGTTAAGTTCTGTGGTGGATCGAGCGTAACACCACCACCATCATAAACAAATGTATAATCTACAGGATCAGATTCACCTTCATCGTAAAGTGCTGTTACTTCTGCCAGATATGATTGGCCGTCAACAAGTGTGCCATCATCATAATAAAAGAACAGATCAGTTACAGCAGCACCAACTAAAGTACCATCAAGATATACATTGTATTGTTCTAAGAAGGCACGATTGTTTTCAGTTTTATTTGCAATTTTTCCTACCTTAGCAACAGGTGACTTAGAACTCTTGCTATCAGTACCACCGATACCGTGGATATAAACATTATCGATTACCCAGAACCAGTCCCAACCGGGTTGTACTGAATAGAAACGTACAAGTACACCGTCGGAACCAGCAACTTCTGCTGTAATATCTACAGTTTCGTGAGTTTCACGAAGATCGGTATTGTAACCCCAAACATTTGTCCAGGTTCCACCAAAGTCTGTAGAAACATCAACATAAGCCCAGTCATCAGTATCAATGGCATTGAAGTCATTATCGAATTCCAATATTACTTCGGTGAAGCTAGTTAAATCGAGATCAGAAACCAGAATTAACTCGCTATCAATAGGATAGTTTTCATCAGCATCAGCAGCACATACGCTAGTTCCCTGAGCAGGAGCTGGTAACGTATAGGTGTTTGGATAAGGATCAGTATAAATCAGCCAACCACCAGGTTGTCCGTTATTTTCTACTGTCCAGTTTCCTAAGCCAGACTCAAAGTCATCGAAGAAGATGTCTTGAGCACCACCGCCGCCGCCTGGAGTATCCCAGGTTGCATAACCCATATCATCTACGAACAGGTTAGTGGGAGGATCAAGTACTGGAGGAACACTTGGGTGTTCACCAAGATAATCGAAAGTATTTTGAGGATATACAACCCATTCAGAATCAGTTGCATTTGTTCCGGCAGAAGCAGGCCAATTTGTATTACCCGTCATTACGTCATCTTTTCTTACGAGAGTATATTCATGGGTCGCTTCAGATACACCTGCAACATCCCAGTATATATCTTCATCTGGATCACCAATAACATCGATCAACCACCAGGTCGTACCACCATCATTTGTCCATTCCAAACCGCGTGCATCATTACCATTGAAATGAACAACACTTGGGTAGCCCAGTACTTCGTCTGCATTGGCAGGATCGAAGAGAGCAGGATCTGTCTGGTCTGTAATGATAACCCAAACATCTCCATCTGCTACAGTTGCACCAGCTGGGAAATAGTGTTGATATTGCCAGCCACCACCATTACTAGCCTGGTTAATGCGGAAATTATCAAGGTTGATATCTGCACCTGTATTATTCCATATCTCGATAGCTTTATTGTTGCTGCTGCCTTCAATATATTCAGAGAATAATACATCCGGAGGTGTAGGAGGAGCAGCTGTTTCATATGTAACTACCAGATAAGGAGGATTAGCTTCATTCCAACCATCAAACTCGATATAGTAGGAAGTACTGTTATCTGTTGAATTAATACCAATTGCAAACCATCCTTGTGCCATTGCTGCAGTCAGATCAGCTATAGCATTTCCACCCAAATCATGTTGTCTCCAGCCAGGAGCTGCAGAAGCACCTTCTTGGATTGCAGTATAGGTTCCAGCCTGAATATCAACAAATACATCTACTGGAGTAGAGGTAAGAGGATCCACAAATACATCATTTATATCCCAATAAGGCCAGCTACAATCATTTACATATCCATTAAATTGAATATTTGTAATTGTGGCACCAGCTGGAATAGCAGATGTATCGAACATCATCCAGCCATCTTCAGTATAAAGACCACGAACTTCACTATCATCAGTAAATCCAATAGTAGGATCTACAGAACCTGTCCAATATGGAGTAGCCATTGGATCAAGTTGAACTGTCGTAGGTTCAGTTCCCACGTTCATAGTAACAGGAACAGTTACAGGAGAGCCTGTAAGTGAGTTGTTATTAACCAGGATTTCACCTGTTTTCACATCACCATTAG
Coding sequences:
- a CDS encoding DNA internalization-related competence protein ComEC/Rec2 yields the protein MKQKLTKSPLFLPLIFWCAGIIIGNYFNIPHIFIYAGFILILSLAFIKKVRTPALFVLILLTGISRIDFQKRLLQNPFSEIMQKHSRIQQKITGRIISEVSEKDQRFKFLMELESINNKQISGRIRLSTSKQDLQYGDIIETIAVLHKIQKGSNPSVFDAEKYFYRQNIQAVGFTKDNPKIISNDASIFQKTIINIRKFIVHRIEKRFPANSGFIKAITIGDKSELDDMRKLLGRAGLSHLLAVSGLHVGLIALILFSFLKLIFKRNFARFLLIITLIVYGFICYWPASVFRAVIMISLFLLSKIIQRKADTNNILFCSLIVITAVHPYQLFSAGLQMSFMAVFVLLNLLPHIKLLKLEKQDIFLLSKTKKLINYVLIMCFSSFFLNLFLAPITIYHFQQFGFNGILGNLLGIPIMGIILPISLLIIFLPPISWLISVYHSAFSFIMFLFNFWSHFAAQPPLHFDFISVDLEQAAFLYLLLFSGFLFFSIKKIKRKLIFLFSFVSVLIVFILTFPSSSNYNKITFFDCGLGDLALIQTSEGKNIMIDTGPTERTSLSFGRSALPYCQNNGIKTIDKLFVTHAHNDHYGGLESVLENLEVKSLVITDEFTGRKVWQRYQDEIDQEKCEIILITDTISFFYDDLTLEILHPDKDFHHENINNNSIVILADFGEFEVMFTGDLELEGEEYILQRYADFLPAEILKVGHHGSKTASSLEFVDHVHPQFAFISTSIQNRFDFPHSQTLSTFSYLEDKLFISGKDGAVQLLIDEDMVFIKSFLSEKKYSIKIE
- a CDS encoding lamin tail domain-containing protein, with protein sequence MKKGIIFIIAMTFMVSLMWGFVQVGTGTDVNQALPIEPFYGYSYSNVIYLSSEINTSGDITALQYQYQSTAGFGDPDDIVIYMGHTTQTSFVDGDDWIDVTTMTEVFNGALTFPPAAGGWMTIPLDTSFTYNGTENLVIAWDENTAGYHSSSDDFFCTPTNDVRGLIYRSDSTNPDPLAPPTASFQRNYLANVRFDGLTATNPPSAPTDPVPVDAAIDVNIDTNLEWNGMADTYYVYLWDDSDVMIVDGEATTDLFYDIPVNLAYSTLYHWRIDAQNAVGTTTGTEWTFTTRAAPAVFTLPFNESFDTDVLPADWLIDPVVAGDSWEFWDGAIGHGANGENTGNSGFYIGVDDSSPETVPAHLYTPQIDLTGAANPTLVFYYWIGDQAATGSTLNIDINDGTTTTADVAIFTDTVDHWELASVDLSPWAGQTIIVDFRAMESTSFYGDICLDDVDIFDAVNPPAVATNPVPADGAVDVNEETDLSWTGDPTTDTFYVSLWDDSDVIIIDNQPTTDTTYDIPILGFDTLYHWRIDSENANGLSTGTEWSFTTRTSPYIALPLNETFEDQLPAYLDYFTDIDSDVYWDSLANYVTDVAGGMVMTGNGSTNFTTPTATDVWTINPTHWAQTIGYFIGTGDTYLLEFDWNAFYQYNNFYTNMRVDVDYGSGWVQVGQNIYQPAGATTGWLHEAINLGPITGNFKVRFWTNVKYNFSGYTTGFHIDNFMINPVTTGDVEGYVYEYGTTNPIVNADVTIDAYTVQTDGTGYYTVTGLLPDTYDITASFGDYIPETHTIDIIGNTVATQDFGLMWAEIAVDPMAVDEYVEPDNTMPIDFTVTNNGNYDLTYNTGLNFISDNTHHTNYRGWKGEATSSPYAESTTGDTPRNIGNTDAIWDVQFAYDVDTPSGLTGIAGAETDGQFLYATKWNGAGEIVKFDLQGNYIETFTIPGVVNLRDLAYDGQYFYGSDASSYIWEMDFNTQTLISTITTPNSVRAIAYDPVNDGFWYNNFSSDLELVDRTGTVLNTIVAPPSMYGCAYDDLTAGGPYLWIFTGTSTGGGCQIEQYDLNTLTLTGVTHSVDGDLGAGAYIAGGLFLQPDLIGGTYTLGGLAQGTPDLIFGYELGVTETWLSITDPGPGVVVPGATETFTAQLDATGLANGDVKTGEILVNNNSLTGSPVTVPVTMNVGTEPTTVQLDPMATPYWTGSVDPTIGFTDDSEVRGLYTEDGWMMFDTSAIPAGATITNIQFNGYVNDCSWPYWDINDVFVDPLTSTPVDVFVDIQAGTYTAIQEGASAAPGWRQHDLGGNAIADLTAAMAQGWFAIGINSTDNSTSYYIEFDGWNEANPPYLVVTYETAAPPTPPDVLFSEYIEGSSNNKAIEIWNNTGADINLDNFRINQASNGGGWQYQHYFPAGATVADGDVWVIITDQTDPALFDPANADEVLGYPSVVHFNGNDARGLEWTNDGGTTWWLIDVIGDPDEDIYWDVAGVSEATHEYTLVRKDDVMTGNTNWPASAGTNATDSEWVVYPQNTFDYLGEHPSVPPVLDPPTNLFVDDMGYATWDTPGGGGGAQDIFFDDFESGLGNWTVENNGQPGGWLIYTDPYPNTYTLPAPAQGTSVCAADADENYPIDSELILVSDLDLTSFTEVILEFDNDFNAIDTDDWAYVDVSTDFGGTWTNVWGYNTDLRETHETVDITAEVAGSDGVLVRFYSVQPGWDWFWVIDNVYIHGIGGTDSKSSKSPVAKVGKIANKTENNRAFLEQYNVYLDGTLVGAAVTDLFFYYDDGTLVDGQSYLAEVTALYDEGESDPVDYTFVYDGGGVTLDPPQNLTVTDDGFADWDAPGGGGPAVEILHNTGYDNNGIGTAAAADFVCLARFDGAQLASYYDTHSLTEASIVVHSLDYNFLEIQVYEGGSMYAPGPIVYSADITAEPVTAGVAYNHVFTTPVPLVSGNDYYIGYEIHATGDHPAAVDAGPMVADYGAWMFFSGAWYQLTELGATLDFNWVISGFVSLGVDELAFHNAVNRQKVEISSTMPKLQSSGQLEAEYTSVMRRPAENTRAFLDQYNVYLDGTLVGAAVTDLFFDYDDGTLVDGQSYLAEVTALYDEGESDPVDYTFVYDGGGVTLDPPQNLTVTDGGFADWDAPGGGGPGGEVYWSDFESDDGGWIPSADWDPVGDWEWTDSYNIANYTGAFNPPDAAYSGTGMWGTIINGDYTNAGGYSFLSQTFDFSSVTDATMSFWYWGEMWGSWDYCELWVNGDVVFSVDDENPLWQYQEVDLSAYNGLSSVNIEFAFYATTVVNRAGMYIDDVLITGDGGGGGGATVQVDPQAVPYWTGTTDGATLTDDSMVAGWDTEDGWMNFDVSGIPDGSTITEIEFNGYVNDTSWPYWDLTGVAIDPLTAAPADLMAEIQTNIYNSFLETSAFAPGWKVDIVGGTANADLAAALANDWFCLGINSTDNSASYYLVFDGWNEANPPFLNVTYEGTDGKVATHTARLIRPNTENTRAFLDQYNVYLDGTLVAGAISDTEYDLDDGTLVVGQTYTVGVSALYDEGESAVIEETFTYAVSNPQIVVAPTEINETLDPDQIMDVDLTISNTGTGDLTFDISIIDTSDGPVDNSFKVHRSGISRNSEEAPRVTYATGAVDDLWDDLLIFDVDTPTGQVGLAGMGWDGTYFYAHKWSGSNQSFQFDAAGNYIGAITLPLTGCRDSAFDGDYLYGSPANSSVTCWEPATGTAVPANNINVAGQSVRAIAYDEVTNTFWSGNWGDNIVNWDRTGTILNSYAWAGSMYGMAFENCSEGSFLYAHSQDPGCNVYRLDAANNLNQLAMFDATSLGAAGAIAGGAAAMNDWDPTGMRTIAVLLQGSPDYIAVLELGAGDDPWISADPMNGVVPEGGSETVTVTLNATDLEDITKTAVLVIANNAGPDVTVPVTMIVNPGGPDPLDPPNNFAGEVQNFNDVLLTWEAPGGATEEIQHHSGYDNNGIGTGAAADFICAARFDDVELSSYYGGWEISGVNVFLHSMDFSYIGVQVYEGGSFGDPGTLVYEEDITSSVSAGVFTNHILTTPVPLVAGNEYWIAYDLSATGDHPAAVDMGPMVPDKGAWMYFSGAWDLLPNLGAGLDFNWVITGVVSQSDAVAGMGKTELIGATRNERVQNVRRVNYSGAPLEAAYNRSFRTRSTHAVVNNETSRDLLGFTLYRDGAEIGSVGAATYEFLDEGLDAGDYDYTIVANYDDGDSDPAGPVAITITLPAPTGVTANSNWPNILVQWSAPTDTRALESYNVYQDDVLVTNTTSTFHLHANVPEGTYIYNVAAVFTGGYEGDWSADVEVIHTEPGGNDPNLIPLVTSLEGNYPNPFNPTTTIAFGLNQDETVDLVIYNIKGEKVRTLVSGELEAGYHNILWNGKDDSGKQTSSGVYFYKMKAGTYQSTKKMILMK